One window of Lemur catta isolate mLemCat1 chromosome 3, mLemCat1.pri, whole genome shotgun sequence genomic DNA carries:
- the LUZP1 gene encoding leucine zipper protein 1 translates to MAEFASYKETASSRHLRFKLQSLSRRLDELEEATKNLQKAEDELLDLQDKVIQAEGSNSSMLAEIEVLRQRVLRIEGKDEEIKRAEDLCHLMKEKLEEEENLTRELKSEIERLQKRMAELEKLEEAFSRSKNDCTQLCLSLNEERNLTKKISSELEMLKVKVKELESSEDRLDKTEQSLVSELEKLKSLTLSFVSERKYLNEKEKENEKLIKELTQKLEQNKKMNRDYTRNASNLERNDLRIEDGISSTLPSKESRRKGTLDYLKQVENETRNKSENEKNRNQEDNKVKDLNQEIEKLKTQIKHFESLEEELKKMRAKNNDLQDNYLSEQNKNKFLASQLEEIKLQIKKQKELENGEVEGQDAFLSSKGRHERTKFRGHGSEASVNKHTSRELSPQHKRERLRNKEFALNNENYSLSNRQVSSPSFINRRAAKASNPGAGTDSGTQETKRTEDRFASGSSQSEGKKSREQPSVLSRYPPAAQEHSKVWKGTPKTGTESGLKGKVEKTTRTFSDTIHGSVPSDTLGRADKASDTSEAVFGKRGQVPGNGSQITQAADSGCSKAIGALVSSRRSSSEGLSKGKKAASGLEADTSSPNSKAPILSKYPYSSRSQENILQGFSTPNKEGVDQPIAVMMEDSSQHEALRCRVIKSSGREKPDSDDDLDIASLVTAKLVNTTITPEPEPKLQPNSREKAKSRGGPRTSPFENDKDTGIEIESVKSVRASTSAAELPDANGAGIKSQRPFSPREALRSRAVIKPVIIDKDVKKIMGGSGTEAVLEKQKPTSKTGPNKVTSSITIYPSDNSSPRATPGEAPRERHTSTSNIQVGPPELTSVSNHVNSPFELSIHKHDITLQLTEAERMGDGPLKNRPETVVSRSSIIIKPSDPVERNSHAPPAETIRWKSHSVPSEVGSSDARHVTVRNAWKSRRDLKSLEDPPTRIGKNMEATNAYTQRSSTDISELEQPRSHLLEQGIRRVGNSGDALELSSRRTQSSLTVSEVLTRRNRVGDTVTAAAWNHSTGTEEGEDCTLSVYKRLHNSLEQSELPMKQGLPESGRIRAEERLRPTRPCAEEN, encoded by the exons ATGGCTGAATTTGCAAGCTACAAGGAGACTGCCTCCAGCCGCCACTTGCGGTTTAAGTTACAGAGTCTAAGCCGCCGCCTTGATGAATTGGAGGAAGCCACAAAAAACCTCCAGAAAGCAGAGGATGAGCTCCTAGATCTCCAGGACAAGGTGATTCAGGCAGAAGGCAGCAACTCCAGCATGTTGGCCGAGATTGAAGTGCTGCGCCAGCGGGTGTTGAGAATTGAAggtaaagatgaggaaattaagagaGCAGAGGATCTGTGTCATCTGATGAAGGAGAAACTTGAAGAGGAGGAAAACCTAACTCGGGAGCTGAAATCTGAGATTGAACGGCTTCAGAAACGAATGGCGGAATTAGAGAAGCTGGAGGAGGCCTTTAGCAGGAGTAAGAATGACTGTACCCAGCTGTGCCTGAGCCTGAATGAGGAGAGAAATCTGACCAAGAAAATCTCCTCTGAGCTGGAAATGCtgaaagtcaaagtgaaagaacTGGAATCTTCTGAGGACCGCCTGGATAAAACTGAGCAGAGTTTAGTGTCAGAGTtagaaaagttgaaatcattAACTCTGAGCTTTGTAagtgagagaaaatacttgaatgaaaaggagaaggaaaatgagaaattgatAAAAGAACTCACTCAAAAACTAGAGCAGAACAAAAAAATGAACCGAGATTATACAAGGAATGCCTCTAATCTGGAAAGAAATGACCTACGGATTGAGGATGGTATCTCTTCTACACTGCCATCCAAAGAATCAAGAAGGAAGGGCACTCTGGACTATCTAAAGCAGGTAGAGaatgaaacaagaaataaatcagaaaacgAAAAGAACCGAAATCAGGAAGACAACAAAGTCAAAGACCTTAACCAAGAGATTGAGAAACTTAAGACGCAAATCAAACATTTTGAATCTTTGGAAGAAGAGCTTAAGAAAATGAGGGCCAAAAATAATGATCTTCAGGATAATTACctaagtgaacaaaataaaaataaattcttagccAGCCAGCTGGAGGAAATAAAgctacaaataaagaaacagaaagagttAGAAAACGGGGAGGTAGAAGGGCAAGATGCTTTCCTGTCCAGCAAAGGGAGACACGAGAGGACTAAGTTCAGAGGCCACGGGAGTGAGGCATCTGTGAACAAGCACACATCCCGGGAACTGTCTCCTCAGCATAAGCGGGAAAGGCTCCGAAACAAGGAGTTTGCTCTCAACAATGAAAACTATTCTCTCAGCAACAGGCAGGTTTCCTCTCCCAGTTTCATCAACAGGAGGGCAGCAAAAGCTTCTAATCCAGGGGCAGGTACAGACAGTGGGACTCAGGAAACAAAGAGAACTGAAGACCGATTTGCATCTGGATCCTCTCAGAGTGAAGGGAAGAAGTCCAGGGAGCAGCCGTCAGTACTTAGCCGCTAccccccagctgctcaggagcaCAGTAAAGTTTGGAAGGGGACTCCCAAGACAGGCACTGAGAGTGGATTGAAGGGAAAAGTAGAGAAGACAACACGAACATTTAGTGACACTATTCATGGATCTGTTCCCAGTGACACACTGGGTAGAGCTGACAAGGCTTCTGACACCTCTGAGGCAGTGTTTGGCAAGAGGGGACAGGTGCCTGGCAATGGAAGTCAAATAACTCAGGCTGCAGACTCTGGCTGTTCTAAGGCCATTGGAGCTCTGGTTTCATCTCGAAGATCCTCCTCAGAAGGGCTCTCTAAAGGCAAAAAGGCTGCCAGTGGCCTAGAGGCTGATACCAGTTCCCCAAATTCTAAGGCTCCTATTTTATCAAAGTATCCTTATAGCTCTAGAAGCCAAGAGAACATCCTCCAGGGCTTTTCAACTCCAAATAAAGAAGGAGTTGATCAACCCATAGCAGTTATGATGGAAGACAGCAGTCAACATGAAGCCTTGAGGTGTCGAGTCATCAAATCCAGTGGCAGAGAGAAGCCAGACTCAGATGACGACTTGGACATAGCATCTCTTGTTACTGCCAAGCTGGTAAACACAACCATCACTCCAGAGCCAGAGCCCAAGCTACAGCCTAACTCTAGGGAAAAGGCCAAATCCCGAGGGGGACCTAGGACCTCCCCATTTGAGAATGATAAAGATACTGGAATAGAAATTGAATCTGTGAAATCTGTCAGAGCATCCACCAGTGCCGCGGAATTGCCAGATGCCAATGGTGCTGGGATAAAAAGCCAAAGGCCATTTAGCCCCAGAGAGGCCTTGCGGTCTAGAGCTGTCATCAAACCTGTTATCATTGATAAGGATGTGAAAAAAATCATGGGAGGATCTGGAACTGAGGCTGTGTTGGAGAAACAGAAACCTACCTCCAAAACAGGGCCAAACAAAGTGACAAGCAGCATTACTATCTACCCCTCTGACAACAGCAGCCCTAGAGCCACCCCAGGTGAGGCCCCAAGGGAGAGGCACACGTCCACCAGCAATATCCAGGTTGGGCCACCAGAGCTCACTTCAGTTAGCAACCATGTCAACTCCCCCTTTGAGCTCTCCATTCATAAACATGATATCACCCTGCAGCTCACAGAAGCTGAGCGAATGGGAGATGGGCCCCTTAAGAACAGGCCAGAAACAGTGGTCTCTCGGAGCAGCATTATAATCAAGCCATCGGACCCTGTGGAGAGGAATAGCCATGCACCCCCAGCGGAGACAATCAGGTGGAAAAGCCATAGTGTCCCTTCAGAAGTGGGCTCCTCGGATGCCAGACACGTTACCGTGCGGAATGCCTGGAAGAGTAGGCGAGACTTGAAATCTTTAGAAGACCCCCCAACTCGAATAGGTAAAAACATGGAAGCCACCAATGCCTACACCCAGAGGTCTTCCACAGACATCTCAGAACTTGAACAGCCCAGATCCCACCTTTTGGAGCAGGGCATTCGAAGGGTAGGAAATTCAGGGGATGCCCTCGAGCTCTCCTCCAGAAGGACCCAAAGTAGCCTCACTGTGTCGGAGGTGCTCACCCGTCGGAATCGGGTAGGAGACACTGTCACGGCTGCAGCCTGGAACCACTCAACAGGCACA GAGGAAGGTGAAGACTGCACACTGAGTGTCTACAAGCGACTGCACAATTCCCTGGAACAGTCAGAACTGCCCATGAAGCAGGGGCTGCCAGAGTCTGGACGAATACGGGCTGAGGAACGCTTACGGCcaaccaggccctgtgctgaggaAAACTGA